One window of Nicotiana tomentosiformis chromosome 11, ASM39032v3, whole genome shotgun sequence genomic DNA carries:
- the LOC117280570 gene encoding uncharacterized protein: MGSTEGISNNNVIDPFNLIFLHPSDILGISLVHTPFSSTGFGGWKRSVIVSSSAKNKIGFVDGTCPKPAENSPHIKQWNICNNMVISWLTSSLFPEIAESVQYSETAESIWE, translated from the coding sequence ATGGGTAGTACTGAAGGAATTAGTAACAACAATGTCATCGATCCCTTTAATCTAATATTTCTCCATCCCTCTGATATACTTGGGATTTCCTTAGTCCACACACCTTTTTCTAGTACTGGTTTTGGTGGGTGGAAAAGAAGCGTCATTGTGTCCTCATCTGCTAAGAATAAAATTGGTTTCGTAGATGGCACTTGTCCCAAACCTGCTGAAAATTCTCCACATATTAAACAATGGAACATATGTAATAATATGGTTATCTCCTGGCTGACTAGTTCACTTTTTCCAGAAATTGCTGAGAGTGTTCAATATTCAGAAACTGCTGAAAGCATATGGgaataa
- the LOC104112297 gene encoding uncharacterized protein: MILQTTTNSFTFSSQSISRNNLFFKNLTFFTSPLLPKSFLPNLDYKFYLGNKRNSLSVASGRTKTTIHSTLLEAPVIWAGRVCVFYALLKAGLAGSPSNPLVSDLETDGNTDLGFAKWFEELQSKPEKEASDRRKLVSKWHPTTKGTLRRNYRIPSKPEGRRLLKAIASLLSDDDHFRDATSHKGCQIRRESAHGESVCCNNVRALFDELPTPHLIVEITPFPSGPLTENDYAKAEKLERVLRSGPSV; encoded by the exons ATGATTCTACAAACCACAACCAATTCCTTCACATTTTCATCTCAATCCATTTCAAGAAACAATCTTTTCTTCAAAAATCTTACCTTTTTCACCTCTCCTTTGTTACCCAAATCTTTTTTACCTAATCTTGATTACAAGTTTTATTTGGGTAACAAAAGGAACTCACTTAGTGTTGCTAGTGGTAGAACTAAAACAACCATTCATTCTACTTTGCTTGAAGCTCCAGTCATATGGGCTGGTAGAGTTTGTGTTTTTTATGCTCTCTTGAAAGCTGGCTTAGCTGGATCTCCTTCTAATCCACTTGTCTCAG ATTTGGAGACTGATGGGAATACTGATTTGGGTTTTGCCAAATGGTTTGAAGAGTTACAAAGCAAGCCAG AGAAAGAAGCTTCTGACAGAAGGAAATTAGTGAGCAAATGGCATCCCACTACTAAGGGAACACTAAGACGAAATTACAGGATACCATCTAAACCTGAAGGGCGACGCCTTCTCAAAGCCATTGCTTCCTTGTTATCAGACGATGACCACTTCAGAGATGCCACTTCTCATAAG GGTTGTCAGATTAGGAGGGAGAGTGCTCATGGAGAAAGCGTCTGTTGCAACAATGTGCGAGCGTTGTTTGATGAGCTCCCGACGCCACATCTTATTGTCGAGATTACCCCTTTCCCTTCTGGTCCTCTAACAGAAAATGACTATGCCAAGGCTGAAAAACTAGAGAGGGTACTTAGATCAGGTCCTTCTGTCTGA